The genomic region ATGTTGATCGCCTTGATCGGCTCATCGGTCATCTGCCCGGTAAAGCTGCCCAAGTGGTCGGCCAATTTGATCCAGGGGCCCATGATCTTGGCTTCTTCGGCCGTCACCGAGGGCATGTTGAGCGCATTTTCTACGGCACCGGTCAGCAGATAATTCGACATCTGTTCAGCCACTTGCAGGGCAACGTTTTCCTGTGCTTCCGAGGTGGCAGCACCCAGGTGCGGGGTGCAGACCACGTTGGGCAGGTTGAACAGCGCGTTTTCCTTGGCGGGCTCGTTCACGAACACGTCAAAAGCCGCACCTGCGATATGGCCGGATTTCAACAGATCAGCCAGCGCCTCTTCGTCCACCAGACCACCACGGGCACAGTTGATGATGCGGACACCCTTTTTGGTCTTGGCCAGGTTTTCGCGCGACAGAATATTGCGGGTCTGGTCGGTCAGTGGCACATGCAGGGTGATAAAATCGGCGCGTGCCAGCAGCGCATCCAGTTCAACCTTTTCAACGCCCATCTTGTCGGCTTTCTCTTCGCCCAAGTAGGGGTCATAGGCGACAACCTTCATTTTCAGACCATGCGCACGGTCGCAAACGATGCCACCAATGTTGCCGGCGCCGATGACGCCCAGCACCTTGTTGGTCAGCTCGGTGCCCATGAACTTGGATTTTTCCCACTTGCCTGCATGGGTCGAGGTGCTGGCCTCGGGGATCTGGCGGGCGACGGCGAACATCATGGCGATGGCGTGCTCGGCGGTGGTGATCATATTGCCGAACGGTGTGTTCATCACGATCACACCTTTTTTCGAGGCGGCTTCCTTGTCGATGTTATCAGTGCCGATACCGGCGCGGGCGATAACTTTGAGCTTGGTGGCGGCCTCAAGGATGGTTGGTGTCACTTTGGTCGCCGAGCGGATCGCCAGACCATCGTATTGACCGATCACTGCGGCCAGCCTGTCTTTGTCCTTGCCCAGGTCAGGCATGAAGTCGACGTCGATGCCGCGATCGCGAAAGATCTGCACGGCGGTCTCAGAGAGTTTGTCGGATACGAGTACTTTGGGAGCCATGGTTTTGGTCCTTTTGAATTCTTTGGAGCGAGGAGTGGTGCGTGGAACCACGCACCCTACACTGACATGAGGGGGGCTTAGGCCGCCTGAGCGGCGATTTCGGCGTCAAATGCCCAGGCCAGCCAAGGCAGCATGGCCTGAATGTCCGAGGTCTCAACCGTACCGCCACACCAGATCCGCAGACCGGCAGGCGCATCGCGGTAAGCACCGATGTCCAGCGCGATATTCTCCGCTTCCAGACGTTTGGCCACCGCCTTGGCAAAGGCAGCACCGTCCTGGATGCGGCTATCGGTGAACCTCAGGCAGACCGAGGTGTTTGAACGGGTCGCGTCATCCTCGGCCAGATTGGCAATCCAGCTGTTGGCGTCACAGAAATCAAACACCGCCTGGGCGTTGGCGTCGGCACGGGCGATCATCCCCTGCAGACCACCAACCGATTGCGCCCAGTCCAGCGCAAACAGGTAGTCTTCGACCGCCAGCATCGAGGGCGTGTTGATGGTGGCACCGGTAAAGATGCCCTCGATCAGCTTACCGCCTTTGGTCAGGCGGAATATCTTGGGCAGCGGCCAGGCCGGGGTGTAGCTTTCCAGACGGGCAACAGCGCGGGGGGAAAGAACGATAATGCCGTGCGCCGCTTCGCCGCCCAGAACTTTTTGCCAGCTGAAAGTGGTCACATCCAGCTTGTCCCAGGGCAGATCCATCGCAAAGACGGCCGAGGTCGCATCACAGATGGTCAGGCCCGCGCGGTCGGTGGCGATCCAGTCACCATTGGGCACCCGCACACCCGAGGTGGTGCCGTTCCAGGTGAACACAACGTCATTGGCAAAATCAACCGAGGCCAGATCAACGATCTGACCATAGTCAGCGATCTTCGCTTGGGCGTCGATCTTCAGCTGCTTGACCACATCGGTGACCCAGCCGGCGCCAAAGCTTTCCCAGGCCAGCATTTCAACTTTGCGCTCACCCAGCAGCGACCACAGAGCCATTTCAACAGCCCCGGTGTCCGAGGCAGGGACGATACCGATGCGGTAATCAGCTGGGATGCCCAGAACCTCGCGGGTGCCTTCGATGGCCTGCTTCAGCTTGGCCTTGCCGACAGCTGCGCGGTGACTGCGACCCAGGGGGGCGTCGGCCAGCTTGGACAGTTCGAATGTGGGGGGTTTGGCACAGGGGCCCGAGGAAAAACGCGGATTGGCCGGCCGCGTGGCCGGTTGCTGAGTAGCCATTGATGCTATCCTTACAGATAAGTGCCCTTCGTTGGGGAAGGGTGTCCCACCGCCAGAGCTAGGGTGCTGCGGCGCGGCGCGCAACAGGAAAAGCGACATATTACGGCTATCCTTCGATGAATTGCGACGCAAAGGGACTACGATCGGAAACACGCAGCATGCGACAGTCCTCTCCTTTTCAACGCAGATCACAGATTTCGGGGCTGTCACATACAGCCGGGATTGGTGGGGTGCCATTTTGAATTTTTCATGCAACTCTACCTTAGATTTAATCTACTGGAGGGATTACATGTTACGTATTTCTTTGGCCCTATTGTGGGCCTTTACCTGGGCAAGTACGGCTCAGGCCTTTTGCGGCTTTTATGTCGCCAAGGCAGATGGCTCGCTTTATAATCAATCGTCGAAAGTTGTTTTTGTACGCGATGGCAACCGGTCGGTGATCACTATGTCATCCGACTATCGCGGGGTTGCCAAAGATTTCGCCATCATCATCCCCACCCCCAAGGTTCTGAAACGCGAACAGGTCGGTATGGTCGCACCAGAGACCATCACGCATCTGGACAGCTACACTGCGCCACGGCTGGTGGAATAAAACGATTATGACCCCTGCACGGGCGGCAATATCGAGTATTCGGTCGAACCCGTTGTCATCGAGGAAGCCGCTGGCGGTTTGTTTCGTCCCAGACAGGAACCGATCTATCGTCGCGCTGATGCCTTGGGCATCAAGATCAAAGGCAAGTTTGCGGTTGGCACCTATGACATCCTGATTCTTGCAGCAGGGCAATCAGACGGGCTGTCCGAATTCTTGACCGGCGAGGGCTACAAGCTACCCGACGGAGCTGAGGCCGTGCTGGGCGGATACATCAAGGCTGGCATGAAATTCTTTGTCGCCAGGGTGAACCTGGAGCGCCACAAAGCCAGCGAAGTGAAGGAACTACCGCCTCTGCAAATCAGCTTTCGCGCGCGCAAGTTCATGCTGCCCATTCAACTGGGAAAACTGAACAGCAGCGGCGCGCAGGATGCTCTGTTCTTTATGCTGACCCGCAAGGGGCGGGTAGAAACAGCGAATTACCCGGTCAATATGCTGCCCAGCAATTTTGACATCCCGTCGTTTGTCGAAAAGGATTTTGGCGGTTTTTACAAAGCCCTATTCGCCAAGACTGCACCGAACTGGGGTGGTATTGTGACGGAATATGCCTGGGACATGCAGTGGTGCGACCCCTGCGCCGCCGACCCTCTTAGCCGCGCTGAGCTGGAAGAGCTGGGCGTCCACTGGCTGAAGAATGGTGATAACCCGGCCAAGGACGTCTATGTCACCCGGCTGCACGCCCGATACACCAAAGGGCAGATGCAAAAGGACATCGCGTTCCGCGTCACCAACAACCGAGAGAATTTTCAGGGGCGCTACGTGATGAACCACCCTTTCGTCGGCGATGTCAGCTGTGACGCTGGTGAAAAATATGTCGAAAGGCTGCGATTGCGCCTGCGCAAAGAGGCGGTCCAGCTGTCCGATGTTACAGGCTGGCCCGCGCGCGATGTTGAACGAAAGGTCCGCGCCACAGTACCAAAGGGTTATTGGTAATAGCACCAGTTTTCTGGCAACCAGAGACTGCACGCAATGGCATTGCAAACAGCCACTGCCGCGTGGTCTGTGTGGGTAAGGGATTTGCAAGCGGGTGTTTTGGGATGAGCAGACTGGCAATGGTGACCTACTCGGTTGCGCTGATGCTGATGATGGGCTGGCTACTGATAGTGGGTCAGTCGATTCTCCTGCCTGTTCTGGTGGGGATCATCGCGGTCTACATCCTGACCACGGCTGCCGAGGCACTGGTGCGGGTGCCGGTGCTGGGCGCGCTGCCACGCCGCTGGCGTCGGTTTCTGGTCCTGCTGGCCTTTGCCGCTGCTGTCCTGGTGCTGGCCGCCTTTATCACCTCAAACGCCGCAGCAATTTCTGCTGCAATCCCGGGATATGCTGAAAACTTTGACGTGTTGCAGGCAAAGTTTGTGACCCTGATCGGAGTACACGAGTTGCCCAGCTGGGCCAATCTGGGCGAACGAGTGCTGGATCTTATTGATGCCACAACCCTGATGCCAACGGCGATCGCCACCATCAGCAACGGTGGCACCGTGATCGTTGCGGCGGCCTTGTACGC from Parasedimentitalea psychrophila harbors:
- the serA gene encoding phosphoglycerate dehydrogenase; this encodes MAPKVLVSDKLSETAVQIFRDRGIDVDFMPDLGKDKDRLAAVIGQYDGLAIRSATKVTPTILEAATKLKVIARAGIGTDNIDKEAASKKGVIVMNTPFGNMITTAEHAIAMMFAVARQIPEASTSTHAGKWEKSKFMGTELTNKVLGVIGAGNIGGIVCDRAHGLKMKVVAYDPYLGEEKADKMGVEKVELDALLARADFITLHVPLTDQTRNILSRENLAKTKKGVRIINCARGGLVDEEALADLLKSGHIAGAAFDVFVNEPAKENALFNLPNVVCTPHLGAATSEAQENVALQVAEQMSNYLLTGAVENALNMPSVTAEEAKIMGPWIKLADHLGSFTGQMTDEPIKAINILYDGVASEMNLAALNCSVVAGIMKRANPDVNMVSAPVVAKERGIQISTTNQDKSGSFDGYIKVTVVTDKRERSVAGTVFSDGKPRFIQIKGINIDAEVGAHMLYTTNEDVPGIIGTLGQTMGESGVNIANFTLGRTAAGGEAIALLYVDNQVPADARAKLAETGYFTQIKPLEFDVS
- a CDS encoding phosphoserine transaminase; the encoded protein is MATQQPATRPANPRFSSGPCAKPPTFELSKLADAPLGRSHRAAVGKAKLKQAIEGTREVLGIPADYRIGIVPASDTGAVEMALWSLLGERKVEMLAWESFGAGWVTDVVKQLKIDAQAKIADYGQIVDLASVDFANDVVFTWNGTTSGVRVPNGDWIATDRAGLTICDATSAVFAMDLPWDKLDVTTFSWQKVLGGEAAHGIIVLSPRAVARLESYTPAWPLPKIFRLTKGGKLIEGIFTGATINTPSMLAVEDYLFALDWAQSVGGLQGMIARADANAQAVFDFCDANSWIANLAEDDATRSNTSVCLRFTDSRIQDGAAFAKAVAKRLEAENIALDIGAYRDAPAGLRIWCGGTVETSDIQAMLPWLAWAFDAEIAAQAA